A genomic stretch from Burkholderia pyrrocinia includes:
- a CDS encoding ABC transporter ATP-binding protein, with protein sequence MNSQSGAPVAGAPSSVSSSGANARAENFVQIVDVVKKFGDTEAVRSVNLTVRQGELFALLGSSGCGKSTLLRMLAGLETVTSGKILIDGEDLAQMPPYKRPVNMMFQSYALFPHMSVESNVAFGLKQEGVPKAELKERVHAALELVQMSKYAKRKPHQLSGGQQQRVALARSLVKRPKLLLLDEPMSALDKQIRQRTQIELVNILNKVGVTCIMVTHDQEEAMTMANRLAVMSEGQIVQIGSPNEVYEYPNSRFSAEFIGSTNLFDGVTVEDEPDHVYIESPELPSRLYVSHGISGPLGMPVTVSVRPERIALTRKPPEGAFNWARGRISNVAYMGGYSLYHVKLDAGKTVIANVSSLAISELDTPSLGDEIYVRWSATAGVVLTS encoded by the coding sequence ATGAATAGCCAGTCGGGTGCGCCGGTCGCGGGCGCACCGTCCTCCGTTTCCTCCTCCGGCGCCAATGCGCGCGCCGAGAACTTTGTCCAGATCGTCGACGTCGTGAAGAAATTCGGCGACACCGAAGCCGTGCGCAGCGTCAACCTGACCGTGCGCCAGGGCGAGCTGTTCGCGCTGCTCGGCAGCTCGGGCTGCGGCAAGTCGACGTTGCTGCGGATGCTCGCGGGCCTCGAGACGGTCACGTCGGGCAAGATCCTGATCGACGGCGAGGACCTTGCGCAGATGCCGCCGTACAAGCGGCCCGTGAACATGATGTTCCAGTCGTATGCGCTGTTCCCGCACATGTCGGTCGAGTCGAACGTCGCGTTCGGCTTGAAGCAGGAAGGCGTGCCGAAGGCCGAGCTGAAGGAGCGCGTGCATGCGGCGCTCGAACTCGTGCAGATGAGCAAGTACGCGAAGCGCAAGCCGCATCAGCTCTCCGGCGGCCAGCAGCAGCGCGTCGCGCTCGCGCGTTCGCTGGTCAAGCGCCCGAAGCTGCTGCTGCTCGACGAGCCGATGTCCGCGCTCGACAAGCAGATCCGCCAGCGCACGCAGATCGAGCTCGTCAACATCCTGAACAAGGTCGGCGTCACCTGCATCATGGTCACGCACGACCAGGAAGAAGCGATGACGATGGCGAACCGCCTCGCGGTGATGAGCGAAGGGCAGATCGTGCAGATCGGCTCGCCGAACGAGGTCTACGAATATCCGAACAGCCGCTTCTCGGCCGAGTTCATCGGCTCGACGAACCTGTTCGACGGCGTGACCGTCGAGGACGAACCCGACCACGTGTACATCGAATCGCCGGAGCTGCCGAGCCGGCTGTACGTGAGCCACGGGATCTCGGGCCCGCTCGGGATGCCGGTCACGGTATCGGTGCGCCCCGAGCGGATCGCGCTCACGCGCAAGCCGCCCGAAGGCGCGTTCAACTGGGCGCGCGGCAGGATCAGCAACGTCGCGTACATGGGCGGCTATTCGCTATATCACGTGAAGCTCGACGCGGGCAAGACGGTGATCGCGAACGTGTCGAGCCTCGCGATTTCGGAGCTCGACACGCCGTCGCTCGGCGACGAGATCTACGTGCGCTGGAGCGCGACCGCAGGCGTGGTGCTGACGTCATGA
- a CDS encoding ABC transporter permease subunit, with the protein MSAFKSLLEWPVRRFNLTGASAVVAGPFTWLVLFFLVPFVLVVKISFAELQLGIPPYTELASYADGVVHVALNLSHYAFLFTDSLYFATYVNSVWVAAVTTLLCLLIGYPMAYYIARSNPATRNLLMMGVMLPFWTSFLIRVYAWIGILKNNGLLNNFLMWIGLTHTPIELYRTNYAVYIGMVYSYLPFLVMPLYAHLVKMDLRLLEAAYDLGAKPWKAFVQITLPLSKNGIIAGCLLVFIPAVGEYVIPELLGGANTLMIGRVMWNEFFNNADWPMASAVTCAMVLLLLVPMAMFQHFQAKEQGGRR; encoded by the coding sequence ATGAGCGCGTTCAAGTCCCTGCTCGAGTGGCCGGTGCGGCGCTTCAACCTGACGGGCGCGTCGGCGGTCGTCGCCGGGCCGTTCACGTGGCTCGTGCTGTTCTTCCTCGTGCCGTTCGTGCTGGTCGTCAAGATCAGCTTCGCGGAGCTGCAGCTCGGCATCCCGCCGTACACCGAGCTCGCGTCGTACGCGGACGGCGTCGTGCACGTCGCGCTGAACCTGTCGCACTACGCGTTCCTGTTCACCGACAGCCTGTATTTCGCGACCTACGTGAACTCGGTGTGGGTGGCCGCGGTCACGACGCTGCTGTGTCTGCTGATCGGCTATCCGATGGCGTACTACATCGCGCGCTCGAACCCGGCGACCCGCAACCTGCTGATGATGGGCGTGATGCTGCCGTTCTGGACGTCGTTCCTGATCCGCGTGTATGCATGGATCGGCATCCTGAAGAACAACGGGCTGCTGAACAACTTCCTGATGTGGATCGGCCTGACCCATACGCCGATCGAGTTGTACCGCACGAACTACGCGGTGTACATCGGGATGGTGTATTCGTACCTGCCGTTCCTCGTGATGCCGCTCTACGCGCACCTCGTGAAGATGGACCTGCGCCTGCTCGAAGCCGCATACGATCTCGGCGCGAAACCGTGGAAGGCGTTCGTGCAGATCACGCTGCCGCTGTCGAAGAACGGGATCATCGCGGGCTGCCTGCTCGTGTTCATCCCGGCGGTCGGCGAGTACGTGATTCCGGAACTGCTCGGCGGTGCGAACACGCTGATGATCGGTCGCGTGATGTGGAATGAGTTCTTCAACAACGCAGACTGGCCGATGGCGTCGGCGGTGACCTGCGCGATGGTGCTGCTGCTGCTCGTGCCGATGGCGATGTTCCAGCACTTCCAGGCGAAGGAGCAGGGGGGCCGCCGATGA